The following proteins are encoded in a genomic region of Fundidesulfovibrio soli:
- the fdnG gene encoding formate dehydrogenase-N subunit alpha, whose amino-acid sequence MSLKRRDFLKAASATATAAAFGGLGFDLTPARAFAYALKTADTKVGTSVCCYCAVGCGLLVHTNPATGRTVNIEGDPDHPINEGTLCPKGSSIFETTEQSPRVTSVLYRAPYSDKWEEKPWDWALARIARKVKDVRDASFEPVSAKGQPLNRTRALASVGSAAIDNEEGWLLQAMLRALGLVYIDSHARICHSSTVGALAECFGRGAMTNHWIDLKNADVLLIMGSNAAENHPISFKWVTRAMENGATLIHVDPRFTRTSAKADIHSFIRSGTDIAFFGGMMKYILENNLFQQPYVAEYTNAPFIVSEGFSFKDGLFSGWDPAKTAYDKSSWAYETDENGVPRKDPALAHPRCVMQLLKGHYARYDIDTVSSVTGIPKEKLEQVWSTFAATGKPDKAGTILYAMGQCQHTVGVQNIRALGMIQLLLGNIGVAGGGVNALRGESNVQGTTDIALICDNLPGYLAVPKASWTTLAEYLKGATPVSKDPMSLNWWSNYPKYMASYLKSVYPEPDLETAYAWLPKVDDVRIVDYSWLSIFERMSQGGFKGLFVWGQNPAGGSANAGKTRKAFETLDFMVNVNLFHNESSNFWRGPGVDPKKIKTEVFLLPACISVEKEGAVVNSGRWLQWRHRNAAPMGQSRTDGDILLGLWKHIRELYAKEGGAFTGPIAGLHVDYETGGAYDAAKVAKRLNGTFLKDATVGVQSFKAGQQVPGFAALADDGSTCCGCWIFSGSYTDAGNMMARRDRKQDSIQEALGLFPNWAYAWPANRRILYNRASTDNAGNPTNPARPVIAWQDGKWVGDVPDGGMKPGEKYPFIMLPDGCGHLFGSSRVDGPFPEHYEPMESPLTVQPFSPIRSNPTALAFAHEPKAVEDPRYPYVCTTYRVTEQWQSGTMTRQTGWLRECQPQGFCELSMQLARQLGIQNGDKATLESVRGAVTVTAIVTQRLQPMTVMGRTVHLVGIPWQFGWMQPNAGGADSANLLSPSVGDPNTGIPETKAFMVNVRKA is encoded by the coding sequence ATGAGCTTGAAGCGACGCGACTTCCTCAAGGCGGCATCGGCCACGGCGACCGCGGCGGCCTTCGGCGGCCTCGGGTTCGACCTGACCCCCGCCAGGGCCTTTGCCTATGCCCTGAAAACCGCCGACACCAAGGTGGGCACGTCCGTCTGCTGCTACTGCGCGGTGGGCTGCGGCCTGCTGGTGCACACCAACCCGGCCACCGGCAGGACGGTGAACATCGAGGGCGACCCCGACCACCCCATCAACGAAGGCACCCTCTGCCCAAAGGGCTCCTCCATTTTCGAGACCACCGAGCAGAGCCCCCGGGTCACCAGCGTGCTCTACCGCGCGCCCTACTCCGACAAGTGGGAGGAGAAGCCCTGGGACTGGGCGCTGGCCCGCATCGCCCGCAAGGTCAAGGACGTCCGCGACGCCAGCTTCGAGCCCGTAAGCGCCAAGGGCCAGCCCCTGAACCGCACACGAGCCCTGGCCTCAGTGGGTTCTGCCGCCATCGACAACGAGGAGGGCTGGCTGCTCCAGGCCATGCTGCGCGCCCTGGGCCTTGTCTACATCGACAGCCACGCCCGCATCTGCCACAGCTCCACCGTGGGAGCCCTGGCCGAATGCTTCGGGCGCGGGGCCATGACCAACCACTGGATCGACCTCAAGAACGCCGACGTCCTGCTGATCATGGGCAGCAACGCCGCCGAGAACCACCCCATATCCTTCAAGTGGGTGACCCGCGCAATGGAGAACGGAGCCACGCTCATCCATGTGGATCCGCGCTTCACCCGCACCTCCGCCAAGGCCGATATCCACTCCTTCATCCGCTCCGGCACGGACATCGCCTTCTTCGGCGGGATGATGAAGTACATCCTGGAAAACAACCTCTTCCAGCAGCCCTATGTGGCTGAATACACCAACGCCCCCTTCATCGTGAGCGAGGGGTTCTCCTTCAAGGACGGCCTCTTCTCCGGCTGGGACCCGGCCAAGACCGCCTACGACAAGTCCAGCTGGGCCTACGAGACCGACGAGAACGGCGTGCCCAGGAAGGACCCGGCCCTGGCCCACCCGCGCTGCGTGATGCAGCTGCTCAAGGGCCACTACGCCCGCTACGACATCGACACGGTCTCCTCCGTCACGGGCATCCCCAAGGAGAAGCTCGAACAGGTCTGGAGCACGTTCGCGGCCACGGGCAAGCCGGACAAGGCCGGGACCATCCTCTACGCCATGGGCCAGTGCCAGCACACGGTGGGCGTGCAGAACATCCGGGCCCTGGGCATGATCCAGCTGCTGCTGGGCAACATCGGCGTGGCCGGGGGCGGGGTGAACGCCCTGCGCGGCGAGTCCAACGTGCAGGGCACCACGGACATCGCCCTGATCTGCGACAACCTTCCGGGTTATCTGGCCGTCCCCAAGGCGTCCTGGACCACCCTGGCCGAATACCTAAAGGGGGCCACCCCGGTCAGCAAGGACCCCATGAGCCTGAACTGGTGGTCCAACTATCCGAAATACATGGCCTCCTACCTCAAGTCCGTCTACCCGGAGCCTGATCTGGAGACCGCCTACGCATGGCTGCCCAAGGTCGACGACGTAAGGATCGTGGACTACTCCTGGCTCTCCATCTTCGAGCGCATGTCGCAGGGCGGCTTCAAGGGCCTGTTCGTCTGGGGCCAGAACCCCGCCGGGGGCAGCGCCAACGCGGGCAAGACGCGCAAGGCCTTCGAGACGCTGGACTTCATGGTCAACGTCAACCTCTTCCACAACGAGAGCTCCAACTTCTGGCGCGGCCCGGGCGTGGACCCCAAGAAGATCAAGACCGAGGTTTTCCTGCTCCCGGCCTGCATCAGCGTGGAGAAGGAAGGCGCGGTCGTCAATTCGGGGCGCTGGCTCCAGTGGCGTCACCGAAACGCTGCCCCCATGGGCCAGTCCCGCACGGACGGGGACATCCTCCTGGGGCTGTGGAAGCACATCCGGGAGCTCTACGCCAAGGAGGGCGGCGCGTTCACCGGACCCATCGCCGGGCTCCACGTGGACTATGAAACCGGCGGCGCCTACGACGCGGCCAAGGTAGCCAAGCGGCTCAACGGCACCTTCCTGAAGGACGCCACGGTGGGCGTCCAGAGCTTCAAGGCCGGACAGCAGGTGCCGGGATTCGCGGCTCTGGCCGACGACGGCTCCACCTGCTGCGGCTGCTGGATCTTCTCCGGCTCCTACACGGATGCCGGGAACATGATGGCCCGGCGCGACCGCAAGCAGGATTCCATCCAGGAGGCCCTGGGCCTCTTCCCCAACTGGGCATACGCCTGGCCGGCCAACAGGCGCATCCTCTACAACCGGGCCTCCACGGACAATGCCGGCAACCCCACAAACCCCGCCCGACCCGTCATCGCCTGGCAGGACGGCAAGTGGGTGGGCGACGTGCCCGACGGCGGCATGAAGCCCGGGGAGAAGTACCCCTTCATCATGCTCCCGGACGGCTGTGGGCACCTGTTCGGGTCGAGCCGGGTGGACGGCCCCTTCCCCGAGCACTACGAACCCATGGAGAGCCCGCTCACGGTGCAGCCTTTCTCCCCGATCCGCTCCAACCCCACTGCCCTTGCGTTCGCGCACGAGCCCAAAGCTGTCGAGGACCCCAGATACCCCTACGTGTGCACCACGTACCGCGTCACCGAGCAGTGGCAGTCCGGCACCATGACCCGGCAGACTGGATGGCTGCGCGAATGCCAGCCCCAGGGCTTTTGCGAGCTGAGCATGCAGCTGGCGCGCCAGCTCGGGATCCAGAACGGGGACAAGGCCACGCTGGAATCCGTGCGCGGCGCGGTGACGGTGACGGCCATCGTCACCCAGCGCCTCCAGCCCATGACCGTCATGGGCAGGACCGTGCACCTGGTGGGCATCCCCTGGCAGTTCGGCTGGATGCAACCCAATGCGGGCGGTGCGGATTCGGCCAACCTGCTCAGCCCATCCGTTGGCGACCCCAACACGGGCATCCCGGAAACCAAGGCCTTCATGGTCAACGTCCGCAAGGCATAG
- a CDS encoding cytochrome c3 family protein — MALRRYPLRMFGAALAVAVYVLAPPASAAQNKPEPLSKPSASTQKNQPAPALIVKPPDPGLGLPTGIPPFDPAGSPYVLSAWSESSLRQVSDCDALFSLFAPFATLRAELVKRGENPQQVTDGVVLSYSIEGMAEPSTVTRYYEFSRSLRGTELPRDTGPTGNSVRGEMRALNGGFVAEQLPVTPYAADGSYMPYPLVRVEARDAASGDVLAVTKAELPVSTEIGCANCHGGASSRPGISPETATAILTAHDKRSGTKLLAEAKAGRPRACASCHDDALRTGTMSLSASMHGFHASRLTGMGAAACANCHPQGAASRIARDQHQARGVNCTRCHGTMENHAAALLAFEAEANKKTAARLLSAIPGRAQGVPPRAAHVQQPDCKGCHDFKSRPLASSSSAVGKWTAPDDPAYSTRKDAMGGLACAACHGPAHALYPSDNPYGRDRDDIAPMQYQGVSAPLGSLGHCSACHVVPMNPATSVHHPIPPKTGTRISLPDTVKPTKARVLIPHKAHGELACKTCHHTGYADDGNMRCTASGCHDRVDASSDDPLFYRSPFHGPGMSCMGCHQAAKKQDKPHGPVDCAGCHTER, encoded by the coding sequence ATGGCGCTCCGAAGATACCCCCTGCGCATGTTCGGCGCGGCGCTCGCTGTAGCCGTGTACGTGCTGGCTCCTCCGGCCTCAGCCGCACAGAACAAGCCGGAACCGCTGTCGAAACCGTCAGCGTCGACCCAGAAGAACCAACCCGCACCCGCACTCATCGTGAAACCACCCGATCCCGGGCTGGGCCTGCCCACCGGCATTCCCCCCTTTGATCCCGCCGGTTCGCCCTATGTCCTGAGCGCCTGGAGCGAATCCTCCCTGCGTCAGGTGAGCGACTGCGACGCCCTGTTCAGCCTCTTTGCGCCCTTCGCCACCCTGCGCGCGGAGCTGGTCAAACGGGGCGAGAACCCTCAGCAGGTCACGGACGGGGTAGTTCTGTCCTACTCCATCGAGGGGATGGCCGAGCCGTCGACCGTGACCCGCTACTACGAATTCTCCCGGTCATTGAGAGGAACAGAACTGCCCCGCGACACGGGGCCGACCGGCAATTCGGTTCGCGGTGAAATGCGCGCCCTGAACGGTGGGTTCGTGGCCGAACAATTGCCGGTGACCCCCTACGCGGCGGACGGCTCCTACATGCCCTACCCGTTGGTGCGCGTGGAGGCCCGGGACGCCGCCAGCGGCGACGTCCTGGCGGTCACCAAGGCCGAGCTGCCCGTCAGCACGGAGATCGGCTGCGCCAACTGCCACGGCGGGGCTTCCTCCCGGCCGGGAATCTCACCGGAGACCGCAACGGCCATCCTCACCGCCCACGACAAGCGCAGCGGCACCAAGCTGCTGGCGGAGGCGAAGGCGGGCAGGCCCCGGGCCTGCGCCTCCTGCCATGACGACGCCCTCAGGACCGGCACCATGTCCCTCTCCGCCTCCATGCACGGTTTCCACGCCTCCAGGCTGACCGGCATGGGCGCGGCTGCCTGCGCCAACTGTCACCCGCAGGGGGCCGCGAGCAGGATCGCCAGGGACCAGCACCAGGCCAGGGGCGTAAACTGCACCCGCTGCCACGGCACTATGGAAAACCACGCCGCCGCGCTGCTGGCCTTCGAGGCCGAGGCGAACAAGAAGACCGCCGCCAGGCTGCTGTCGGCCATCCCCGGCCGGGCCCAGGGTGTGCCCCCCCGGGCCGCCCACGTGCAGCAGCCCGACTGCAAGGGCTGCCACGATTTCAAGTCCCGCCCGCTGGCCTCCTCATCTTCCGCTGTGGGCAAGTGGACGGCACCGGACGACCCGGCCTACTCTACGCGCAAGGACGCCATGGGCGGGCTGGCCTGCGCGGCATGCCACGGCCCGGCGCACGCCCTCTATCCTTCCGACAACCCCTACGGCCGCGACAGGGACGACATCGCCCCCATGCAGTACCAGGGAGTCTCTGCCCCCCTGGGCTCTCTCGGGCACTGCTCCGCGTGCCATGTCGTGCCCATGAACCCCGCCACCTCGGTGCATCACCCCATACCTCCCAAAACCGGCACGCGCATCAGCCTGCCGGACACGGTGAAGCCCACCAAGGCCAGGGTGCTCATCCCCCATAAGGCCCACGGCGAGCTGGCCTGCAAGACCTGCCACCACACCGGCTACGCCGACGACGGGAACATGCGCTGCACCGCTTCCGGCTGCCATGACAGGGTCGACGCCTCCAGCGATGACCCGCTCTTCTATCGCAGCCCCTTCCACGGCCCGGGGATGAGCTGCATGGGCTGCCACCAGGCCGCGAAGAAGCAGGACAAGCCCCACGGCCCGGTGGACTGCGCCGGCTGCCACACCGAGCGCTAA
- a CDS encoding c-type cytochrome, which yields MKRFLLVSSICLTLAFGFAVSGFTADGQELYRKCAGCHGADGGKFKSKAEADILAALNGYREKTFGGDKKAIMESIAKNLSPEDIQTLAKYISTL from the coding sequence ATGAAACGTTTTCTGCTGGTTTCGAGCATTTGCCTCACACTGGCTTTCGGTTTTGCGGTCTCAGGCTTCACGGCGGACGGGCAGGAACTCTACCGCAAGTGCGCGGGCTGCCACGGCGCGGACGGCGGCAAGTTCAAGAGCAAGGCCGAGGCCGACATCCTTGCGGCCCTCAACGGCTACAGGGAGAAAACCTTCGGGGGAGACAAGAAGGCAATCATGGAGAGCATCGCCAAGAACCTGTCCCCCGAGGACATCCAGACCCTGGCCAAGTACATCTCCACCTTGTAG